One segment of Agromyces albus DNA contains the following:
- a CDS encoding Dabb family protein: protein MIRHTVAFRLRHPSGSEAERSFLETAQVLAGIPGVERFEQLHQVSAKNDFTFGFSMEFSDAAAYASYNEHPDHVAFVAARWVPEVEEFLEIDYAPYAA, encoded by the coding sequence ATGATCCGTCACACCGTCGCGTTCCGTCTGCGTCACCCCTCGGGTTCCGAAGCAGAACGATCGTTCCTCGAGACCGCGCAGGTGCTCGCCGGCATTCCGGGTGTCGAGCGATTCGAGCAGCTCCACCAGGTGAGCGCGAAGAACGACTTCACGTTCGGATTCTCAATGGAGTTCTCCGATGCCGCTGCGTACGCGTCGTACAACGAGCATCCCGATCATGTCGCCTTCGTCGCCGCACGATGGGTGCCCGAGGTCGAGGAGTTCCTCGAGATCGACTACGCGCCGTACGCTGCGTAA